The Gossypium hirsutum isolate 1008001.06 chromosome D07, Gossypium_hirsutum_v2.1, whole genome shotgun sequence genome includes the window AAGAAAGTAAATAAGACTTGCAAATCAAACCCATTACTATAAAAATCCTTTTCAAAGGTTTAATTAGGGTTCTTAAAACCATAATATATCACACTACTGCTGAGATTTCCTTGCCTTTCTTTTCTCCATAAAGAAGAACCCCATCAACGACACAACGGAGAAAGCACTGAAACAAACCGACGCTATATCGAGCGAAACATGGCGGCCGGTGATGGCTTGGATTTCAAACAGATTGGTTTTCTTCTGAGCGTCGGTGTTTTGACCGTACGCCACCTCGTGGTCGTCGGAGTCCAAAGCGTAGGCTCGGATAAAGAACGTCGCCGTCGGCACGTCTCTTTCGATGGTCCATTCAAGGGTTTCGTTGACGTTGATGTAGGGTTTCTTGACTATCTTGAACTGGCATGTCTTGTCTTTGTTAAGATGGTCCTCGGTTTTCCGCCATGCACGGTCGACTTGGCTGATGGGTGCATAGCAAAGCTGGACCTTGATGGTCTTATAAGACGAGTCGGTCCCGGCCGGGAAACTCTGGTTCAATCCCCATCTCACTGTGATCTTGTCTTCCCCGGCTTTCAAAACTGCATGAATCATGATCTTTTTCTTATAAATATTGCAATGAAATTATGTAACAAGGATGGTTTTGAGATGATCACTTACGTCCTTGTCTATGAGAAGCAGTAACAACAAGTGTTCTTTGAAGGGATGAGAATGAGATCGCCCCATAGCATGTCTCTGCAAAACAAGAGAAAATAAGAATTGAAGCCAAAACAAGAACTCGAGACGCCATTGAAGAAGAATTTTGAGGAGTTATGAGTTCCTGAATTGAACTGGTGATCAACCAAGTTGAAATTCGAGACATTTATATAGACAAAATAGtggggatttgatttttttttcctcctctatgaaaaaaaaagtcaaaatggCCCAAAGTATCTGCTTGGCCACCTTCTTACGAATTTGAAGAGAGATTCTAACTCTTTTCCAccaataatttaatcaaaatgatgTCCCTTTAACATGGTAAAGAGGTGGGGTTTCAAAGTATTTGTGGTGTGTTTTTAAAGTTAGAAATACAAGTGAATCCCAATTACAAATAgtttcttccttctttttttttttaatttaaaaattataatttaatcattattattgttcatagtttttattaaaatttgtcaattttgaGATGGCCTGATAATTAAGGATATTCATCGTTCCAAATGTGACCTAGGTACGAGTCGTGCTAGTGGAGATTGTTGTTTGAATTTTACCCTATTAttataattcacaaaaaaaaaatgtcaacTTATCATGTCAATAGCATATCATGTCATATGTGAATAATCTgatcaaaaatttaaattaattaattttgaccaaaaatatttattattttaaaggttaaattgaatttttcaaatgaaaaaaataggaacacttgatttttaatttttgtaagtaGAGAAATTAAATGGGATGTTAAGGGTTTGTCCCCAAATGTTTAGGAAAGTCCAAAATGAGGAACAAATTTTCTAAGGCTGAGGAGAATTGAAAAGAAGTGAAGACATTCACCAAGTTGGCGTAATTGTTACAACACCaacaaattttatattgaaatataattttttttattttattaaaattttaaagaaaataaaaaattgtggAGATGGCTTAATGATAATTAAACTAGAcgtaattcttttttttcttttaattttagataaattatattgatatgtttttaagcttgttaTTACAAGTAGTTCCGTACGGTGGACAAAAACAAAACGTCagactttaattaatttaattaatatttttttattattgttcttAATGCTTTGCATGTGATGGGATTCTATGGTTGAAACTTGAAAttgggttgtttttttttttaatgaaatatgaataaattacAAAAGGGTTCTCAAAGGGGAGAGTTCTTTTCTACTAAAATTTAAGAACATGAAATGATCAaggttaaataaatttaattttttcttgtattttttatatatgttttattgttTATGTTTAGGTCTGTGGTTGTTTTTTCAACAATGTTATTTCTAATGTTTGAATTTGTCTCTCGCATTGAGAGTACAATACGCCTTACCATTATATCAAACATttgttgattaaaaaaatatgatattgaagatcgaatataaaaaaataataagtatggttaataattaaagttaattGCACCAGATATCTCCAAATTATGACTCTTATTTTAAATTGGTCTCTAAAGTTCAAAACATTCTAACTACACTCTCGAATTATCAATGTCATATTAATCAtgtcattttgttattaaaatcgTTAAATGACATATCAAACCTTAtgtagttaaatttaaaaataaaaattttaagtaaataaaacgTTGTcgcataatttttaaaagtaaaaattaaaaaaaaaagaatgaacgATAAAGTTTCTATAAAAGCTttgtaaactttaaaattaaaatttttaaaacatttatttttataatattcattttaaattatgtcacataagaACTAACGTGtcttttaatagttaaattaccGATTTTAGTAACGAAAAGACCTAATTGATATAACCTTgataatttaagaatataattaaaatttataatttagggATGAATTTAAAATGAAAGTTATAGTTTGAAAATATTTGATGTAAGATTAGAAAAAAATGAGATCAATGAAAGAGATAAAAGGGCAAGACCCCTATACTTGGTTATGCTCCTGAAAATATGCatctaattttaatgtttaatatttaaaatttattaattaaaaatatttaattttaccaaaaatggaTTGATTTGTCATCTACtgctaattaattttttattcaacctATCAATGCCATCCTATTTCTTattcaatgaaaatatcactGTTGTGGTTACCAACTCAAgttgaaatttattaatagtaAATGAGCATCCAAGTTTTAGATAGTCAATGATCCAACTTCATTCCATTTCTTTATCCTTATCTTCCTCCTAAATAATGTTCTAAAGATTCATGcttaccttttatttatttttaataagggGCAAGTTGTTTACCAATATAATACCTTATATATGTGTTCaaagttacaaataatttatagtCAACTATTTGTTGGATTGTGATAGAATAAAGATGCATACAGATATGTTTATGCAATCTTATTTCTTCACATATGTAATACACTCAAAATGCACATCTTAATAAATAGATAAGTGCTACACTCTAAGTACATAATTTATACAAGTCTcaagtataaatataatttttgacttgctaacatattaagggtgggtttggatgggcaatTGGGTGTGGTGCGATACGTacttagcttactttttgtctcacgctacagtatcgctacagtatctaatctcaccgccaccgctgtttttacactaaccgcaggtaaatgcaccgccatccaaactcaccctaaatcaAATACAATTAATCTCTCCATCAAAATAGTAGCTAGAGAAGCACATACAATATCTTATTAAAGTTCAAGATATTATTGAGATATCCAATATAAGTCTTTAAGCCAATTCGATCTAATCTCCTTAATACAAAGGATCCAATTGCATGATCTGATCCAATCCAATCTTGAAATTATGTTGCATCATATGGGTTATTCTTCCAAGATGGGCTAGCCTACATCCAAAACATCAACAAAGATTACAACTCAAAGATTTTGTTTCAAAAGATTGTTAACTCTAAATATGACTAGTTGAAAGAGTTACATAATGCCAAACTCAATTGGAACTACTCGTGGCACTGCTCTCATCTTTGCCTCAACAATTCTCccctttttgtaatttttgaacaAAACTAATACAAGAGAGCAGCAAACATCAAAACAATAAATGGTCCCCCTTAATCATTCAAGCTTAACTAATAACATAACCAAACAAATCAATTATTAGTGTTTTGAAGGATAAATGCATTAAGAATCAAAATACTAACTTTATATAATACTAAGCGGAAAGATAAGGTTCATACAAAATATATCCCCAGATCAAATAAAAGTTCACCAAAACAATTATCCAAAATAAAACATCAGCACCCAAGCTTTCTCTCATTCTTTTTGTTTAACAATTGTGCCAAATGTGCTACCGATTCCTTTTGGTCAAAAGACCATTCCTTAGATTCATAGCACAATCTCTAATATATTGTGCCAGCTTGATCTAAGCCTCATGTTGTGCAATTTATTTATTCTGAGCAGCTATCTTAGCATTTAAGTGCTAAAGCAACCTTTGATTAAAAGCTAATTAGGTACGAATAGTTCCCATTCTAGTGCCAACTACATCAGGCACTTCTTCATTAACAATAAAATCTTTTTCATATTGTGTGTCAAGGTTCCCTACAACATCTTTTTTCCCCTTGAGCCACTTGTAAGAGTACTTTAACTCAAGTGACTCCCTCTCATAACATTCAGTAGAATTGACAATCTTGGAAGATGATTTCACTAAGATCAAACTATACCACTTCAACATTCTTCCTTAATATGATTGTCATCCTCCTAGTTATTGTATTCTTTTAGCTATTATGAATCTTTTTCCTTGAGGTAATAACAAACAATGTAACATATGTAGGTCCCAATATTGAGACTTGGAGCTCTTGCTTCTGTGGCCAAGTAGGGTGCATACCATTTGTGATGGTATTGATAGTTGAATCAAATGATTCATCTAACTCAATATCTGCAACATAATGATGATTccataatttttgaatttgtgttGGTCCAAATTCATACCATTTTCCCCTTAAGAAAGCTTTATGGTATAACTCACTCTTAGGATTATTGATGTTCTTCAGCAAATTAGCATAAAATTCCAAAACAATATTCTTTACATATGTTGAACAAAGCCAATAGTACCCAACAAATCACTCTTCTCCAAGAATGCATCAATCTCATGATAAAAGAAACCTTTCTTTTCAGtattattttcttcaataaaGTTATTATAAAAAGCTAAATACATGTTAGCACAGGCTATTGAAAGAAATGTTTGCTCCTACTTTTTCTTGAGAGATGATTTTTCTTCCCTGGCTTTTACAACAATTTCTTAGAGCATTGAGGGAAAACCAACCTCCTTTAATCTTTTGTTCCTCTGCGTGA containing:
- the LOC107953370 gene encoding high-affinity nitrate transporter 3.2 codes for the protein MSRISTWLITSSIQELITPQNSSSMASRVLVLASILIFSCFAETCYGAISFSSLQRTLVVTASHRQGLLKAGEDKITVRWGLNQSFPAGTDSSYKTIKVQLCYAPISQVDRAWRKTEDHLNKDKTCQFKIVKKPYINVNETLEWTIERDVPTATFFIRAYALDSDDHEVAYGQNTDAQKKTNLFEIQAITGRHVSLDIASVCFSAFSVVSLMGFFFMEKRKARKSQQ